In Zonotrichia albicollis isolate bZonAlb1 chromosome 11, bZonAlb1.hap1, whole genome shotgun sequence, a single genomic region encodes these proteins:
- the RORA gene encoding nuclear receptor ROR-alpha isoform X2 has translation MMCVVLAAMKAQIEIIPCKICGDKSSGIHYGVITCEGCKGFFRRSQQSNATYSCPRQKNCLIDRTSRNRCQHCRLQKCLAVGMSRDAVKFGRMSKKQRDSLYAEVQKHRMQQQQRDHQQQPGEAEPLTPTYNITTNGLTELHDDLSNYIDGHTPEGSKADSAVSSFYLDIQPSPDQSGLDINGIKPEPICDYTPASGFFPYCSFTNGETSPTVSMAELEHLAQNISKSHMETCQYLREELQQITWQTFLQEEIENYQNKQREVMWQLCAVKITEAIQYVVEFAKRIDGFMELCQNDQIVLLKAGSLEVVFIRMCRAFDSQNNTVYFDGKYASPEVFKSLGCEDFISFVFEFGKSLCSMHLTEDEIALFSAFVLMSADRSWLQEKVKIEKLQQKIQLALQHVLQKNHREDGILTKLICKVSTLRALCGRHTEKLMAFKAIYPDIVRLHFPPLYKELFTSEFEPAMQIDG, from the exons CTCAAATTGAAATTATTCCATGCAAGATCTGTGGAGACAAATCATCAGGAATCCATTATGGTGTCATTACATGTGAAGGCTGCAAG GGCTTTTTCAGGAGGAGTCAGCAGAGCAATGCCACGTACTCGTGTCCTCGGCAGAAGAACTGTCTGATCGACCGCACCAGCCGGAACCGCTGCCAGCACTGCCGCCTACAGAAATGCCTCGCTGTGGGGATGTCTCGCGATG CTGTAAAGTTTGGTCGAATGTCCAAGAAGCAGCGGGACAGCCTGTACGCCGAGGTGCAGAAACACcgaatgcagcagcagcagcgcgatcaccagcagcagcccgggGAGGCAGAGCCGCTCACACCAACATACAATATCACCACCAATGGCTTAACAGAGCTACATGACGACCTCAGTAATTACATTGATGGGCATACCCCTGAAGGTAGCAAAGCAGACTCTGCAGTTAGCAGCTTCTACTTAGACATACAGCCTTCTCCAGATCAGTCGGGTCTTGATATTAATGGAATCAAACCAGAACCAATATGTGACTACACACCAGCATCGGGCTTCTTCCCTTATTGTTCTTTTACAAATGGGGAGACCTCTCCAACTGTGTCCATGGCAGAATTAG AACATCTTGCACAGAATATTTCCAAGTCACACATGGAAACTTGCCAGTACTTGAGAGAGGAGTTACAGCAGATAACATGGCAAACTTTTCTGCAGGAAGAAATTGAGAACTATCAGAACAAG CAAAGGGAGGTAATGTGGCAGTTATGCGCAGTCAAAATAACAGAAGCTATACAGTATGTAGTGGAATTTGCCAAACGCATTGATGGCTTTATGGAACTGTGTCAAAATGATCAAATTGTGCTTTTAAAAGCAG GGTCTTTAGAGGTTGTGTTCATCAGAATGTGCCGTGCCTTTGACTCCCAGAACAACACAGTCTACTTTGATGGCAAGTATGCTAGCCCAGAGGTTTTCAAGTCCTTAG GTTGTGAAGACTTCATTAGCTTTGTGTTTGAATTTGGAAAAAGTTTATGTTCTATGCACCTGACAGAAGATGAGATAGCTTTGTTTTCTGCGTTTGTTTTAATGTCAGCAG ATCGCTCATGGCTTCAGGAGAAAGTAAAAATTGAGAAACTCCAACAGAAGATCCAGCTAGCACTTCAGCACGTCCTACAGAAGAACCACCGAGAAGATGGAATTCTGACAAAG TTAATATGCAAAGTGTCTACTTTAAGAGCACTGTGTGGACGACATACAGAAAAGCTTATGGCATTTAAAGCAATATACCCAGACATTGTGCGACTTCATTTTCCTCCACTTTACAAGGAGTTGTTCACTTCAGAGTTTGAGCCAGCAATGCAAATTGATGGGTAA